Proteins from a genomic interval of Salinivibrio kushneri:
- a CDS encoding type 2 periplasmic-binding domain-containing protein has protein sequence MKKLMVSLTALALSVFSAHAVSNTTIVHPEPRAGSALDLYAIELIEFLAEKSGEPVTLQAFDGQIGSQSRKVEMLKQGKLTIDWLGADRTLESELIPIRYPVFRGLLGHRLFITNQATEPQLAQISSAGDLQSLTMIQGQGWADVKVLNSAGFRVREISSFENIFKVVDTGRADLFPRALIEPFSELAERPQYGNLLVDPHLMLIYRFPMFLFVSPQHADVADMLNGAFEAAYQDGSFIEFFNNAPLVKETFEKANIGERTVIRVDNPHLSNETQAIPDTYWLDIEAQ, from the coding sequence ATGAAAAAACTCATGGTTTCTCTCACCGCCTTGGCGCTCTCTGTGTTTTCAGCCCATGCCGTGTCCAATACCACAATTGTGCACCCCGAGCCACGCGCTGGGTCGGCGCTTGATCTCTATGCCATTGAGCTGATTGAATTTCTTGCCGAAAAATCAGGAGAGCCTGTCACCTTGCAAGCTTTTGACGGCCAAATTGGCTCTCAGTCTCGTAAGGTGGAAATGCTCAAGCAAGGCAAGCTCACTATCGACTGGCTGGGTGCCGACCGCACGCTGGAATCTGAACTGATCCCCATTCGCTATCCCGTGTTTCGTGGTCTACTCGGCCATCGCCTGTTTATTACCAACCAAGCCACGGAGCCCCAACTCGCTCAGATAAGTAGCGCGGGTGATTTGCAGTCTCTTACTATGATTCAGGGACAGGGCTGGGCCGACGTCAAGGTGCTCAACTCAGCGGGATTTCGCGTACGCGAAATATCGAGCTTTGAAAATATTTTCAAAGTAGTTGATACAGGTCGTGCTGATCTCTTCCCGCGTGCCTTGATTGAGCCTTTTAGTGAATTAGCCGAGCGGCCACAATACGGTAATCTGTTAGTTGACCCGCACCTGATGCTGATCTATCGCTTCCCGATGTTCCTGTTTGTGTCTCCGCAACATGCTGACGTCGCCGACATGTTGAATGGTGCTTTTGAAGCGGCATACCAAGACGGATCATTTATTGAGTTTTTCAACAACGCTCCGCTGGTCAAAGAAACGTTTGAAAAAGCCAACATTGGTGAACGCACCGTGATCCGGGTCGATAACCCGCATTTAAGCAACGAAACACAAGCCATTCCAGACACGTATTGGCTCGATATCGAGGCTCAATAG
- a CDS encoding ABC transporter ATP-binding protein translates to MIRFSDIQLLRGGKPLLDHTSATISPGDKVGLVGKNGCGKSSLFALLRHQLSLDAGHCDYPSQWQVAWVAQETPALDKSALEYVIDGDSEYRALQQALRDAEARDDGNAVAMLHDKLDAIGGYTIEARAASLLDGLGFSQPQIHWSLTQFSGGWRMRLNLAQALLCRSDLLLLDEPTNHLDLDAVMWLEKWLQQYPGTLVLISHDRDFLDPVVNRIIHIEHQQLNEYTGNYSDFEQMRAQKLAQQQAQYEKQQKQIAHMQSYIDRFRYKATKARQAQSRIKALERMEKVLPAQYDNPFSFTFFTPDALPTPILMMDKVAAGYDKTPIIENIRLNLVPGARIGLLGRNGAGKSTLIKLLAGSLPAMAGELTYSQGVKIGYFAQHQLDTLRIDDTPLQHLNRLAPTTAEQTLRDFLGRFGFQGDKALEPIGPFSGGEKARLVLALLVWQKPNLLLLDEPTNHLDLDMRQALTLALQSYEGAMVIVSHDRFLLRATTDDLYLVDNGAVLPFDGDLNDYHRWLTDQQRADRAESKKQAAAEKTAPQQTQVDRKAQKRRDAELRKQTAPLRKKIDNLDTQIEQLSAIISDAENQLADPEIYHSDNKARLTAQLQRQADAKSTLEEVEQEWMERQEELEALEATFNQD, encoded by the coding sequence ATGATTCGCTTCTCCGATATTCAACTGCTTCGAGGGGGTAAGCCCCTGCTTGACCACACTTCTGCCACTATCTCACCGGGCGACAAAGTCGGTCTGGTGGGCAAAAATGGCTGTGGCAAATCGAGCTTGTTTGCCTTGCTGCGCCATCAATTATCGTTGGATGCCGGCCATTGTGACTACCCGAGTCAGTGGCAGGTAGCATGGGTGGCGCAAGAAACCCCCGCGCTCGACAAAAGCGCGCTCGAGTACGTGATTGATGGCGACAGCGAATACCGCGCGCTACAGCAAGCCCTACGCGACGCCGAAGCTCGTGATGACGGTAACGCGGTGGCGATGTTACACGATAAATTGGATGCCATTGGTGGTTATACCATTGAAGCGCGTGCGGCCAGCTTATTAGATGGTTTGGGCTTTAGCCAACCACAAATCCACTGGTCACTCACCCAGTTCTCAGGTGGCTGGCGAATGCGGCTGAACTTAGCACAAGCGCTATTATGTCGCTCTGATCTATTGTTGCTCGATGAACCCACTAACCACCTAGATCTCGATGCGGTTATGTGGCTAGAAAAATGGCTACAGCAATATCCAGGTACCTTGGTGTTGATCTCTCACGACCGGGATTTCTTGGATCCTGTTGTCAATCGCATCATTCACATCGAGCATCAACAGCTCAATGAATACACCGGTAATTATTCCGACTTTGAGCAAATGCGCGCGCAAAAATTGGCGCAGCAACAGGCGCAGTACGAAAAGCAACAAAAGCAAATTGCCCACATGCAATCGTATATCGATCGCTTTCGTTACAAAGCCACCAAGGCCCGCCAAGCGCAAAGCCGGATCAAAGCCCTTGAGCGGATGGAGAAGGTATTGCCCGCGCAATACGATAACCCGTTTAGTTTTACCTTCTTCACGCCGGACGCCTTACCCACCCCCATTTTAATGATGGACAAAGTGGCGGCGGGTTATGATAAGACACCTATTATTGAAAACATTCGCCTTAACCTGGTGCCGGGGGCACGCATTGGCTTGCTGGGGCGCAATGGGGCGGGTAAGTCGACCCTGATTAAACTCCTCGCGGGCAGCTTACCCGCCATGGCCGGTGAATTAACCTATTCACAAGGGGTGAAAATTGGCTACTTTGCCCAACACCAACTCGATACGTTGCGCATCGACGATACGCCACTTCAGCACCTAAACCGGTTAGCCCCCACCACCGCTGAGCAAACCTTACGTGATTTTCTCGGCCGGTTTGGCTTTCAAGGCGACAAGGCGCTCGAGCCCATCGGGCCCTTCTCTGGAGGCGAAAAAGCCCGCTTGGTGCTCGCCTTATTGGTATGGCAAAAACCGAACTTACTGTTACTCGATGAGCCAACCAACCATCTGGACTTGGATATGCGCCAAGCGCTGACACTCGCCTTGCAGTCTTACGAGGGTGCGATGGTGATTGTCAGTCACGATCGCTTCTTGCTGCGCGCCACCACCGATGACTTGTATTTGGTCGACAATGGCGCAGTGCTACCCTTTGATGGAGACTTGAACGATTATCACCGTTGGCTGACCGATCAACAGCGCGCTGATCGCGCTGAGAGCAAAAAACAAGCGGCCGCGGAGAAAACGGCGCCGCAACAAACACAGGTGGATCGTAAAGCACAAAAACGCCGCGATGCCGAGTTACGTAAGCAAACCGCGCCTTTGCGGAAAAAAATTGACAATCTCGACACACAGATAGAACAACTCTCTGCCATTATCTCTGACGCAGAAAATCAGTTGGCGGACCCCGAGATTTACCACAGTGATAATAAGGCGCGGCTCACGGCGCAATTGCAACGTCAAGCGGATGCTAAATCGACGCTCGAAGAGGTGGAACAAGAATGGATGGAGCGACAAGAAGAGCTGGAAGCCCTGGAGGCGACATTCAATCAGGACTAA
- a CDS encoding YheU family protein, whose protein sequence is MMVPWQSIPDETLTALIEHFVLREGTDYGEQEVSFAQKVDDVRQQLQSGDAVIVYSELHETVDIRRKTALGS, encoded by the coding sequence ATGATGGTTCCATGGCAGTCGATTCCTGACGAGACGCTGACAGCGTTAATCGAGCACTTTGTGTTACGGGAAGGAACCGATTATGGTGAGCAAGAAGTCAGCTTTGCACAAAAAGTGGATGATGTTCGCCAACAATTGCAATCCGGGGACGCCGTGATTGTATATTCCGAGTTGCACGAGACAGTGGATATTCGTCGTAAAACAGCACTCGGCTCTTAG
- a CDS encoding phosphoribulokinase — protein sequence MSAKHPIIAVTGSSGAGTTTTSEAFRKMFQMMNIKAAWLEGDSFHRFTRPEMDVEIRKAREQGKHISYFGPTANDFPRLEQFFREYGEQGTGKYRRYLHTFDEAVPYNQMPGTFTPWQDLADNTNVLFYEGLHGGVVDGDVNVAQHVDLLIGMVPIVNLEWIQKFVRDTRDRGHSREAVTDSIVRSMDDYLHYITPQFSRTHINFQRVPTVDTSNPLNAKGIPSLDESFVVIRFRGMKNVDFPYLLQMITGSFMSRHNTLVVPGGKMGFAMELIIRPLIQQLIEKGKIG from the coding sequence ATGTCGGCTAAACATCCTATTATTGCGGTCACCGGCTCATCAGGAGCCGGTACCACCACCACCTCGGAAGCCTTCCGAAAGATGTTCCAGATGATGAACATCAAAGCGGCCTGGCTAGAAGGGGATAGCTTTCATCGCTTTACCCGTCCTGAAATGGACGTCGAGATCCGTAAAGCACGTGAACAAGGCAAACATATCAGCTACTTTGGCCCCACGGCCAACGATTTCCCGCGGCTCGAGCAGTTTTTCCGTGAGTATGGTGAGCAAGGCACCGGGAAATATCGCCGCTATTTACATACCTTTGATGAAGCGGTGCCCTATAACCAAATGCCTGGCACCTTCACGCCATGGCAAGACTTAGCCGACAATACCAATGTATTGTTTTACGAGGGACTGCACGGCGGGGTGGTCGATGGTGATGTCAATGTTGCACAGCATGTCGATCTCTTGATTGGAATGGTGCCGATCGTCAACCTAGAGTGGATTCAAAAATTTGTCCGCGATACGCGCGATAGAGGCCACTCTCGTGAGGCGGTGACCGACTCGATTGTGCGCTCAATGGATGATTACCTGCACTACATCACCCCGCAGTTTTCTCGCACCCATATCAACTTTCAACGCGTGCCGACGGTAGATACCTCAAACCCATTAAATGCCAAAGGTATCCCGTCTTTGGATGAAAGTTTTGTGGTGATCCGCTTTCGTGGAATGAAAAACGTCGACTTCCCTTATCTGTTGCAAATGATCACTGGGTCGTTTATGTCACGGCATAACACCTTAGTGGTACCGGGAGGAAAAATGGGCTTTGCGATGGAATTGATCATCCGTCCATTGATCCAACAATTGATAGAAAAAGGCAAGATTGGCTAA
- a CDS encoding DUF1338 domain-containing protein yields MDSGQALFDKLWQDYINRLCPSAHKVHALLEEGQPLINDHIALRTFGLPKVGLEVLARPFLALGYQQKGDYTFEAKKLNACHFEHPDPLMPKVFISELMVEQCSPALQAIVEKLVAQVDASSLTGSDFLHQGRLWDLDWATYQTLAEESEYASWVAAHGYGANHFTVSVNQLNAHDDCLSVNNRLRDNGFAINESGGEVKGDASVYLEQSSTMADRVPVAFSDDTQTIPGGFYEFAKRYVLPNGELYQGFVAASADKIFESTH; encoded by the coding sequence ATGGACAGTGGCCAAGCGTTATTCGACAAACTGTGGCAGGACTACATCAACCGCCTGTGCCCATCAGCACACAAGGTGCATGCCTTGTTAGAAGAAGGGCAGCCTTTGATCAATGATCATATTGCCTTGCGGACATTTGGATTACCCAAGGTTGGGCTTGAGGTATTGGCGCGCCCCTTCCTGGCGTTAGGCTATCAGCAAAAAGGGGACTATACCTTTGAAGCGAAAAAGCTCAACGCCTGCCATTTTGAGCACCCCGATCCTCTGATGCCAAAAGTCTTTATCAGTGAGTTGATGGTCGAGCAATGCTCGCCCGCGCTTCAGGCGATTGTTGAGAAGCTGGTGGCACAAGTTGATGCGTCGTCACTCACAGGCAGTGACTTTCTCCATCAGGGTCGCTTGTGGGATCTTGACTGGGCAACCTATCAAACACTTGCCGAAGAGAGTGAATATGCGTCTTGGGTGGCGGCACACGGTTATGGTGCCAACCATTTTACCGTGAGTGTGAATCAGCTGAATGCGCATGATGATTGCCTCTCGGTGAATAACCGATTGCGCGACAATGGCTTTGCGATTAACGAGTCAGGCGGGGAAGTCAAAGGTGACGCGTCGGTGTATCTGGAGCAATCCTCCACCATGGCAGATCGCGTGCCAGTTGCTTTTTCTGATGACACGCAAACCATCCCGGGTGGTTTTTATGAGTTTGCTAAGCGTTATGTTCTGCCCAATGGTGAGCTTTACCAAGGTTTTGTGGCTGCCTCGGCAGACAAAATCTTTGAAAGCACCCATTAG
- the slyD gene encoding peptidylprolyl isomerase, translating into MKIAKDVVVSLAYQVKNEDGALVDESTAQEPLQYLHGHRNLIVGLENALEGREKGESFDVTVGPDEAYGDYQEAMVQRVPANVFQGVDQVEVGMRFMAETDQGQIPVEVTEVDGEEVVVDANHMLAGQTLSFSVEVVDVREATEEEVSHGHIHQDGESCGHDH; encoded by the coding sequence ATGAAAATTGCAAAAGATGTGGTAGTCAGCCTGGCTTACCAAGTAAAAAATGAAGATGGTGCACTTGTTGACGAATCAACAGCACAAGAGCCTCTCCAATACCTGCACGGTCACCGTAACCTGATTGTAGGTCTTGAGAACGCGCTGGAAGGCCGCGAAAAAGGTGAGAGCTTTGACGTGACTGTAGGCCCAGACGAAGCTTATGGTGACTACCAAGAAGCCATGGTACAACGCGTACCAGCTAACGTATTCCAAGGCGTAGACCAAGTAGAAGTGGGCATGCGCTTTATGGCAGAAACGGACCAAGGCCAAATTCCAGTTGAAGTGACGGAAGTGGATGGTGAAGAAGTGGTAGTTGACGCTAACCACATGCTAGCCGGTCAAACCCTGTCTTTCTCTGTGGAAGTGGTTGACGTTCGCGAAGCGACAGAAGAGGAAGTGTCTCACGGTCATATTCACCAAGACGGTGAAAGCTGTGGTCACGACCACTAA
- the crp gene encoding cAMP-activated global transcriptional regulator CRP — MVPGKPQTDPTLEWFLSHCHIHKYPSKSTLIHAGEKAETLYYIVKGSVAVLIKDEEGKEMILSYLNQGDFIGELGLFEEDQERTAWVRAKSPCEVAEISFKKFRQLIQVNPDILMRLSSQMARRLQVTSQKVGDLAFLDVTGRIAQTLLNLAKQPDAMTHPDGMQIKITRQEIGQIVGCSRETVGRILKMLEEQNLISAHGKTIVVYGTR; from the coding sequence ATGGTTCCAGGAAAACCTCAAACAGACCCTACACTCGAGTGGTTCCTTTCACATTGTCATATTCATAAGTATCCGTCTAAAAGCACGCTTATCCATGCAGGTGAGAAGGCGGAGACCTTGTATTACATCGTGAAAGGGTCTGTGGCCGTACTGATCAAAGATGAAGAAGGCAAGGAAATGATCCTGTCTTACCTTAACCAAGGTGACTTCATTGGTGAGCTCGGACTTTTCGAAGAAGACCAAGAGCGCACTGCTTGGGTGCGCGCTAAATCACCGTGTGAAGTGGCAGAGATTTCATTTAAGAAGTTCCGCCAGCTCATTCAAGTGAATCCTGACATCTTAATGCGCCTGTCTTCACAAATGGCGCGTCGTTTGCAGGTAACGAGCCAAAAGGTCGGGGATCTCGCCTTCCTGGACGTCACAGGCCGCATCGCGCAAACCTTGTTGAACTTGGCTAAACAGCCGGATGCCATGACACACCCTGACGGTATGCAAATTAAGATCACTCGTCAGGAAATTGGCCAAATCGTCGGCTGTTCGCGTGAAACCGTGGGACGTATCCTCAAAATGCTGGAAGAGCAAAACCTCATTTCCGCACACGGTAAAACCATCGTGGTATACGGCACACGCTAA
- the kefB gene encoding glutathione-regulated potassium-efflux system protein KefB, with translation MDNNLLSVAFVFLLAAVIAVPLAQRLGMGSVLGYLLAGIVIGPWGLGLVRDVDAILHFAEFGVVLLLFLIGLELNPKKLLQMRRPIIGLGGSQVVVTALFIGVICALVGLTLSQALVIGVGLALSSTAIAMKIIEDQRLMRSETGQAGFAVLLFQDIAVIPMLAMIPALAGGSAGSWLDVLWMFVGIGILLVGGHFLLRPLFRLVAMSGVTELFTVTSLALVIGIALAMQALGLSMALGAFLAGVLLAESEYRHELETAIEPFKGLLLGLFFIAVGMTVDLGLLLDYPLAILGAVAALILVKTLLLYSLARAFGVVPKARSQMAVLLSQGGEFAFVIFNAARSQGLLDQELNAFLLVVVSLSMMTTPLMLTLQQRWFARTFNEPEEAPPQGQFEQADARVIIAGFGRFGQVVGRLMFANKIGVTILERDPTQIKLLRRFGYEVYYGDATQLSLLRAAGAHTAEAIVICTDSPDEVMEIVDLCARHFPNLKVMARARSRVEAYQLMAQGVDQFSRETFLGALELGRQTLESLGMHPYKAKRAEILFRKLDMRVLQDLLPQHSEDLATASRAKEARKELEEIFDREMRGDSERHQSWNRDE, from the coding sequence ATGGATAACAACCTCTTATCGGTGGCCTTTGTTTTTTTATTGGCGGCGGTGATTGCGGTTCCTCTTGCTCAGCGCTTGGGTATGGGCTCAGTGCTTGGCTATTTGCTGGCAGGCATAGTGATCGGGCCCTGGGGGCTGGGCCTGGTCCGTGATGTGGATGCGATTCTCCATTTTGCCGAATTTGGCGTGGTGCTGCTGCTTTTTCTGATTGGCTTGGAGTTGAACCCCAAAAAGTTGCTCCAGATGCGACGACCGATTATCGGTCTGGGGGGCAGTCAGGTCGTGGTCACAGCGTTGTTTATCGGTGTGATTTGCGCATTGGTCGGCTTGACACTTTCGCAAGCGTTGGTGATTGGGGTTGGCTTGGCGCTTTCTTCAACCGCGATTGCGATGAAGATTATCGAAGATCAACGCCTAATGCGCAGCGAAACCGGGCAAGCGGGATTTGCCGTCTTGCTCTTCCAAGATATAGCGGTGATCCCGATGCTCGCGATGATCCCCGCGCTTGCCGGTGGCAGTGCTGGCAGTTGGCTCGACGTATTATGGATGTTTGTCGGCATTGGTATTTTGCTGGTGGGCGGTCATTTCCTTCTGCGTCCGCTGTTTCGTTTAGTGGCCATGAGCGGCGTCACCGAGCTATTTACAGTGACCTCGCTGGCCTTGGTGATAGGGATTGCCCTCGCCATGCAAGCGTTAGGCCTATCGATGGCGCTGGGGGCGTTTCTTGCGGGCGTATTGCTTGCGGAAAGTGAATACCGTCATGAATTAGAAACCGCGATTGAGCCTTTTAAAGGTTTGTTGCTTGGGCTGTTCTTTATTGCGGTGGGAATGACCGTTGATCTCGGTCTATTGCTCGACTACCCACTGGCCATTCTGGGAGCGGTCGCGGCGTTGATCTTGGTGAAGACCTTGCTGCTTTATAGCTTGGCGCGTGCCTTTGGGGTGGTGCCAAAAGCGCGCAGTCAAATGGCGGTATTACTCAGCCAAGGGGGAGAGTTTGCGTTTGTTATTTTCAATGCAGCGCGTAGCCAGGGCTTACTTGACCAAGAGTTAAACGCGTTTTTGTTGGTGGTGGTGAGCTTGTCGATGATGACCACGCCTTTAATGCTGACGCTTCAACAGCGTTGGTTTGCTCGCACGTTTAATGAGCCTGAAGAAGCGCCACCACAAGGGCAGTTTGAGCAGGCCGATGCGCGCGTGATCATTGCCGGTTTTGGTCGCTTTGGTCAGGTGGTAGGCCGGTTGATGTTCGCCAATAAAATTGGGGTAACCATATTAGAACGTGATCCGACGCAAATTAAGCTGCTACGTCGTTTTGGCTATGAAGTGTATTATGGCGACGCAACCCAGCTCAGTTTATTACGGGCGGCAGGCGCGCATACCGCTGAAGCGATTGTGATTTGTACCGATTCGCCTGATGAAGTGATGGAGATTGTTGATCTTTGTGCGCGCCATTTCCCTAACCTTAAAGTAATGGCGCGGGCGCGGAGTCGTGTCGAGGCCTATCAATTGATGGCACAGGGCGTGGATCAATTCTCGCGTGAAACCTTTTTGGGGGCCCTTGAACTCGGGAGGCAGACGCTAGAGTCACTGGGTATGCATCCGTATAAAGCCAAGCGAGCCGAAATTTTATTTCGTAAGCTGGATATGCGGGTATTGCAAGATCTCTTGCCGCAACACAGCGAAGACTTGGCGACGGCCTCCCGAGCGAAAGAAGCACGCAAAGAGTTGGAAGAAATTTTTGACCGAGAAATGCGTGGTGATAGTGAGCGGCACCAAAGTTGGAATCGAGATGAGTAA
- a CDS encoding YheV family putative zinc ribbon protein, translating to MKKRFIAGAACPACQQLDTLRVWRENNIDKVECVSCDYHDSRLPDSAQQSHSGAESAENVIGIFKPE from the coding sequence GTGAAAAAACGTTTCATTGCTGGGGCAGCGTGCCCGGCGTGCCAACAGCTCGATACGTTACGAGTATGGCGCGAAAATAATATTGACAAAGTAGAGTGTGTCAGCTGCGATTATCATGATAGTCGGTTGCCTGATTCGGCACAACAGTCACACTCTGGTGCCGAGTCAGCAGAGAATGTCATTGGGATCTTTAAACCGGAGTAG
- the kefG gene encoding glutathione-regulated potassium-efflux system ancillary protein KefG → MPRDKAESPSLPKVLVIFAHPDPDESVANRRLIEAITPLAHVSVHDIYAAYPDFVVDVHHERALVTDADVLVFQHPLQMYSCPALLKEWIDVVLGKGFAHGQGGDALAGKTCRFVVTTGGAAEAFSQQGYNKYSMAELLQPFELTASLCRMYWIPPLVLHWARRVGDADREAFAEIYADWLADPLAHQGGEDG, encoded by the coding sequence ATGCCCCGAGATAAGGCTGAAAGCCCCTCTCTTCCCAAGGTACTGGTGATTTTTGCTCACCCCGACCCCGATGAATCTGTTGCCAATCGTCGTTTAATTGAGGCCATTACGCCGCTGGCCCATGTCAGCGTGCACGATATTTACGCCGCCTACCCGGATTTTGTGGTGGACGTCCATCATGAGCGCGCGTTGGTCACTGACGCCGATGTGTTGGTCTTTCAGCATCCACTGCAAATGTATTCCTGTCCGGCGCTGTTGAAAGAGTGGATAGATGTGGTGCTAGGGAAAGGGTTTGCACATGGGCAAGGCGGGGATGCGTTGGCCGGTAAAACCTGCCGCTTTGTGGTGACCACCGGCGGGGCGGCCGAAGCGTTTAGTCAACAAGGTTACAACAAATATTCGATGGCCGAGCTACTGCAGCCTTTTGAGTTAACCGCCTCATTATGTCGGATGTATTGGATCCCACCGTTGGTCTTGCACTGGGCGCGCCGCGTTGGCGATGCTGATCGCGAGGCGTTTGCTGAGATTTATGCCGATTGGCTCGCTGATCCATTGGCGCACCAAGGAGGCGAGGATGGATAA
- a CDS encoding TIGR02444 family protein has translation MANPADLWQFCLHHYGKPEVKQACLRLQDEHQGNVNLALLLAWIEQHGYGLAPESLTQLKHALSRSEHLLIAYRHLRRELKPRVGSGQYKKMLNFELSLEKFQQQDLVDALNRQTWLTDTASPLAYYCRQLSPSARNLYTSLKVTPAEEEGSNHDDTV, from the coding sequence ATGGCGAATCCCGCCGACCTGTGGCAGTTTTGTTTACATCATTATGGCAAGCCCGAGGTAAAGCAAGCTTGCCTCAGGCTGCAAGACGAGCACCAAGGCAACGTGAATCTTGCCTTGTTACTCGCCTGGATTGAACAACACGGCTATGGGCTTGCGCCCGAGAGCCTCACACAACTGAAGCATGCGTTAAGCCGCTCTGAGCATTTGCTTATTGCCTATCGTCACCTTCGGCGAGAGTTGAAGCCGCGGGTCGGCAGTGGGCAGTACAAAAAAATGCTCAACTTTGAGCTCAGTTTAGAAAAATTCCAACAGCAAGATTTAGTCGATGCCCTCAATCGTCAAACCTGGCTCACGGACACCGCCTCTCCTCTCGCCTACTATTGCCGTCAGCTGTCACCATCAGCACGCAACCTATATACATCACTGAAGGTGACGCCCGCCGAGGAAGAGGGAAGCAACCATGATGACACCGTTTAA
- a CDS encoding SlyX family protein, whose amino-acid sequence MSEIDKLQQQIDDLEYKVAFQEDTIEQLNHALTQQQGDIERMTVQIQYLVSKLKNIEPENIASQAEETPPPHY is encoded by the coding sequence ATGAGCGAGATTGATAAGTTACAGCAGCAAATCGACGACCTGGAATATAAGGTCGCTTTTCAAGAAGACACCATCGAGCAGCTCAACCACGCGTTAACCCAGCAGCAAGGGGACATTGAGCGTATGACAGTGCAAATTCAATACTTAGTCAGTAAGTTAAAAAACATAGAGCCGGAAAACATTGCCAGCCAAGCAGAAGAAACCCCGCCACCACACTATTGA
- a CDS encoding WD40 repeat domain-containing protein, translating to MPKIRHIVGIFILLSGLTGCWQSGKEAQRWSIHPEGATSFSLSRDGRFALLASDETDIVLWDLVTNQQLAELGPQDPNANPVVVSHISDNKRYAITATAQNFAVWDLAWSQSQGLWSISDGIIRDAAISNNGEKLVLAMSSGKALFIDLGTGRRLEFLAHRDKVNAVAISPNGAYVLSGGNDHHAYFWDTESGQIINDFAYDQRVKQVALHREGQYAFVSDGGNRAVIWSLPSGEKVSELDIFARQAIYASARFSDDGRQLATGTPSQRVELWDVQSGENIGRWQALAQPDTRPPSAVVYDVAIDPTGRVISGTSAGIAQAWLTDAQ from the coding sequence ATGCCCAAAATCCGCCACATTGTTGGCATTTTTATTCTGTTAAGCGGCCTAACGGGCTGCTGGCAGTCTGGCAAAGAAGCCCAGCGCTGGTCAATCCACCCTGAGGGCGCCACCAGCTTTAGTCTTAGCCGCGATGGCCGTTTTGCTTTACTCGCCTCGGACGAAACCGACATTGTCCTGTGGGATCTGGTCACCAATCAGCAGTTGGCGGAGCTAGGGCCGCAAGATCCCAATGCCAACCCTGTCGTGGTCAGCCATATTTCCGATAATAAGCGCTACGCTATCACCGCAACGGCACAAAACTTTGCCGTTTGGGATCTGGCTTGGAGCCAGTCTCAAGGACTCTGGTCTATTTCTGACGGCATCATCCGCGATGCCGCGATCAGCAACAATGGTGAAAAGCTGGTACTGGCCATGTCTAGCGGTAAAGCATTATTCATCGACTTAGGCACGGGAAGGCGCCTAGAGTTCCTTGCGCATCGCGATAAAGTCAATGCGGTCGCGATTTCCCCCAATGGTGCTTACGTTCTATCAGGGGGAAATGACCATCATGCCTATTTTTGGGATACCGAGTCGGGGCAAATTATCAACGACTTCGCCTATGATCAACGGGTTAAGCAAGTGGCCTTGCATCGTGAAGGGCAATACGCGTTCGTCTCTGATGGCGGCAATCGCGCGGTGATTTGGTCTTTGCCCAGTGGTGAAAAGGTAAGTGAGCTGGATATTTTTGCTCGCCAAGCGATTTACGCCAGTGCCCGTTTTTCCGATGATGGCCGTCAGTTGGCCACTGGCACCCCCTCACAGCGGGTCGAATTATGGGACGTACAAAGCGGTGAAAACATTGGCCGCTGGCAAGCCTTGGCGCAACCAGACACTCGCCCACCTAGCGCAGTCGTGTATGATGTGGCTATCGACCCCACCGGGCGAGTGATTTCCGGGACATCCGCCGGTATCGCCCAAGCTTGGTTAACCGACGCGCAATAG